The following coding sequences lie in one Eupeodes corollae unplaced genomic scaffold, idEupCoro1.1 scaffold_712, whole genome shotgun sequence genomic window:
- the LOC129953539 gene encoding cuticle protein 16.5-like → MFKFVAICFMAVVALAAAKPGVLAPALAYSSPLVAAPAAYASYVAPYASSYNAHSVAHYAAYPAAYAAAAPLVAAPAAYAAAPAFAPAAYASPAFAPAAYSAPLLFK, encoded by the exons ATGTTCAAATTC gTAGCTATCTGTTTCATGGCTGTTGTTGCCCTTGCTGCCGCTAAACCAGGAGTTCTTGCCCCAGCATTGGCCTACTCCTCACCTTTGGTAGCTGCACCAGCTGCTTACGCTTCATACGTGGCTCCATATGCATCAAGTTACAACGCCCACTCAGTGGCTCACTATGCTGCCTACCCAGCTGCCTATGCTGCTGCCGCTCCTTTGGTCGCCGCTCCAGCTGCATACGCTGCCGCACCTGCTTTTGCTCCAGCAGCTTATGCTTCTCCAGCTTTCGCACCTGCAGCTTACTCAGCTCCTCTGCTTTTCAAGTAA